In the genome of Bombyx mori chromosome 13, ASM3026992v2, the window atattttaatatacacatGCAAGCTACACTACAACGTGGCTGATTAGGTTTAAATAGTTTTTAGTGACGTATCGAATTAAAATTCATACAAAACTAAGTTTTATAAGCTAAAACGAGCAGACGGTATATCAAGTCCagttttttattgaaatgttgTATTATGAGTCCACAAGGGTAGAGagcaccattctgcctatttctaccatgaagcatgCGATgcttttcggttcgaagggaTGACACAGCCGCTGtttaacacaattaaaatttcgaCCTCATCATAAGTTAGAtgactgcatttacgttgtgatgttaATAAGTTCGAGTAATTATTTAACACCAGGAGAGCTTTTACAtcaatttattcaataataataaaataaactaatttgAAGTTACCGGAACACATTGATAGCACAATGTGAATGTCGAGGTTATTTGTGTGTATATATCATAAGTTCTTAACAAGctaaacataaattaataatatttaatttaactacTACTATTagcggtcccgcagtagtcgaaattcgactataattaattagaattgtaagtttgtacactaatatgattgtattttatacttctataatcacaaatttcaccaagactacactttaaaaaatattaataaagacaaacaatatttaatctattctcaatttgaccacagacgtcaagaacaaaagtttgacaataaatagtatgcatgcatgtgtgcgtcaaatacatggtatgtagtgtgtgtaatgctttttttattgatttaatgtatcttttatgcattatttaaaaaaaatatatagcattgtgcacttcttctctatattctctataagtgtggaaaatttcatactcctccgtccgcgcaattttcgttaaaaaggatacaaagtttttgcttcacgtattaatatatagatactacaCTTAACTAAAACTTGTTTGAATCCAATTTTGTTTCGAAGTTAATGAAGTTTCTGCACGCGCTCAATTCTCatatttttggtaaaaaaaagtaaattttaattaacctTATAACATCAGCAATGTGTCAGTTAAAATAGCATCAAAATTGGTTAAACCATTGATCCAGcgatgaaattttaataaaacgttaTTGTCATTTTTCTGATATTAGCGGTAAGACCTGTTATGATCACCCAGTTTACTCATTCGGTCGTGTATTCATTTAGGCTACAGCTATCATATatattggcattgctgaagtccatgggcgacggtaaccactcaccatcaggtgggccgtatgctcgtctgcctacaaaggcaacaaaatatacatatatatatggcTGTATGCTGTAAGTAGTATCCCTAGTAGTATTCTCGAAGTCGCAGGCCGAAGCGTGTACTTGTACACTATAAAACCGTGAACTCGACTCTGATAATAAAACCTCGTATGTGATTTTAACAATCAATCAGTCTCATCACAAAACCAGacctgttttattttatctatatattaatacgtgaagcaaaaacgttgtatccctttttacgaaaattgcgcggatggaggagtatgaaatttttcacacttatagagaatatagagaagaagtgcacaatgctaatattttttttaaataatgcataaaagatacattaaatcaataaagaaaacattacacacaccacataccatgtatttgacgcacacacgcatgcatactatttattgtcaaacttttgtcttgacgtctgtggtcaaattgaaaatagattaaatattgtttgtctttattaatatttttttatagtgtagccttggcgcaatttgtgattatagaagtataaaatacaatcataatattgtacaaacttacaattccaattaattatagtcgaatttcgactactgcgggacctctagtatgtataaatgtaaaaaaaggagttaaaaataaaaaaaaaccgtattgtATTTTCTCACGTATAATTTTacttttgataaaatttaaattagtgtAAATACAAGTAGAGTACGAGTTTTTATATTCGGTCATCGATCGCCTCGTAAAATCGAGATTGTATCGAGTGCGTTCGTAATTAAACAAGCGCTAATGAACTAAAGCAGTTCGActtgattatatatttttcgattgcttacgtaataaaatatatgaaatctCAATTAGAAATTACACGGATTACTCGCTAATTATAATAGAAACAGCGTCATAGAAGAAACACATTTCAAACGAACACGGAAGTAATTTCAGATTTTATAAATAACGGTACAAATACGAAAATTTGTATGAATTGTGGAATGTTCATTATTAATTAGCTCTGTACTAGAAATAAAGtcatatttaatgtttaaattaaataaacatggcCACAGTTACAAAATCTTCAGAAATTCAATatgtaatctctatatataaaaatgaattgttgttcgttagtctcgctaaaactcgagaacggctgaaccgatttgactaattttggtcttgaattatttgtggaagtccagaggaggtttaaaaggtagataaatatgaaaatgctcggaattaattaaataaacataacaattttgtttttcctttgatgcgtcccccgtcggtcatttatttatcgattgaggcactacgaagtttgccgggtcagctagtactttatattaattaagcaCGTCATCACTAGAATGCTGTATCAACAATGCACATATTGGAAAACAGCTCTGacgatgaaataataaattttgtaagCTGCAATTATGTGATAAGCTGTAGTGCGGTGTGTTGGTAGTAGAATGTTTGGCAGTGTACTCGCTCAATAGCTTAATATCGCCCTTAGGCCAAGACTATTTCactaacaataattttatcaaaCATGTTGTTAGTTTGCATAGCGGCTGTATTTAAAATGATAGCTCACCTggtttattcgtttttttagaaaaaatctACGAAGTACCtcaaactacaatttttttttttattgcccttgtaggcagacgagcataccgcccaactgatggtgagtggttaccgtcgcccctggactttagcaatgccaggggcagagccaagccgctgcctaccgaatcaaaatacctaaaaaatcaaatacaaaGTGATTAGTGATCGCGTTTGAAATTCCAAATATCTCAATATTAATATACTAATCTGCTGAATGTGTTAATGTCGTGAACAGTTAAACGTATGTTACAACCGAAAAATCAACATGCGTTCCTAATGTTTATTAgtgaaaacattttattttattagtaattttataacATCTATAATGTATGCAATGCTTTATACGCGCTCACTtcgtaatatatgtatgtatattcatttttaacgattatcaaatttaatatattattcacAAGCCGTCTGTCTGTtcctagttatttattattgcgtGTTTTAAGTTTAACTAAAATTCAAAGagctttaattaaaaactacgaTCGTTCGGAAATATTAATTGGCAAATAATGCTAGtgatgtatttaaaaatcattaagaaagtttctggaaaaaaaaaaattaccaattttcattgttaaatgaaagaaaatcacaaCACTTTAATCATAAGTTTTTAAATGCCGCAGGTATCAAtagcataaattaaaaaatattttatttgagactaactgacccggcagacttcgtagtgcctcaatcgatagtataatataaaataaaatacctaaacttttgtataaagcaaacaaaaggaatccgtccgacgggggacatatcaaaggtaaacataattgttatttttatttaattccgatcattttcatatttatctcccttttaaaccttctctggacttccacgaataattcaagaccaaaattagccaaatcggtccagccgttctcgagttttagcgagactaacgaacagcaattcatttatatattgtatatagatttaaaatgaCTTGAAATTATGTAGCAATATAACTTACCGAAAGCTTTCGGGAAACCTGAATGTTGTGTTGAATTTTTACTACTAGCTACttctctatttctgccgcgactGGTCTCGCATTCCACTTGGAACGGTGAACAGCTGTTACACAATAAAACTGATACTTCAACCTGGTCTCGTAATAGGTGGTGATATCTAAGGGCACCGCTAATCCTTCAACATCGTTCGCGATAAGTTCATTCACCCgtctattaaaaaaagatgattTTATAATTGATCATAATTCCCCTCTATCCGTTGAAAACTCTAACAATCAATGTCAACATAGTTTTAGAAGACTTTACACAAATCCAGCcttttagaaatagattcaatCGAAAGAGAAATATAGTCATATTACTCATTGCATTATGTTAGTAATAGTCATAgtattatcataatattttatatttaattcgcCCTCTTCTCTTCCCTCTAATGCACACAGACAGAACAGTGCTTTGTAAGCCCACCCGTATTATTATCACTATATTTTCGTTCGACACGGCGCGGCGTAGCAAGAATGTACGCATGGTATTATTAGCTTTCTGAGTTTCTCGATGGATCTCTTCAGCAAGTTGCGATTCTGCTCCACTAAAAAATGCTTCGCAAAGCAGCGGCCATTGAGCTATTGAGGCCTCCTCTGCGAGTATTCGGTCAGCTATTGACCAATCTTCCCCTCGTGGCTGGGCCTTAGAGTTAGCCAATTTGTAATGGCTGAGTCGCAGTCACTGGAAGAATCCTctgcaattacaaaaaaaatattgtccaAAGGTATAGGTAAAGGCAAAAGTAGGTAGAGTAGTTTGTCGCATAACAATCTTGTAAACATTAGTGCTGAAAATGAAaccatatttaaatattaaaaccaaTCCAAATAAATAGGATAGAAAACTAAAATACCGCCATCTCTGTACAAAGCGTGGAACTAAATTTCATGTTTACCTTGCACCCCATAGTCAAACCCACCCCTAGACCTGATCGCCATCTGTAGGAAAaagttgaaattatttatagggTTGCTGTCCTTCATCTATTTTTATAGCGTTTAAATAAGGGTGCTTATAGATGGTGTTAGTGTACCTACAGAGGGGTGATTTTCTGACCCcttcttttcatttttttatttattcaatttattcagATGACTTTTTGTGTGAAgagtacattaataattttcacGATAGAATAACAACTCACGAAGGCATAAAATACATCATATCTTcattttttctatataaataaagcccacaaaaaagtttcagttgtaaataaaatacaatgattTGTTCCAATTGAAAATTATACTTTGACTTATGTTCTTAAGGCGGATCGTAATTATGGCTCCGTTAACTATTCGTTACGGAAATCGGTATTGAAATAATACTTAAAGGATTATTCAAACAATACGCAGCTAATCTGACCGAATTCTAGGAAATTCGTTTCACGATGGCGAAGACTTAAACGCGGCTGCCTTTAATGTGGCTCactgattattattttactaataatattatcttctttttattttcgcAAAGGCCTATTCCATACGCAGAAAATCTAATTGGACTGTATCTTTGTAATGACCCATTATCATATAAAGTTAAACGTCAAATTAAATTCCGACGGCGGTTCGTAGAACTAGAACGATGTTGACGCATACACCTGCTACATTCCGCTTTTCACACTAGAATCACTTACGGGACGTgtctaaaaaaaagttgatctACTAATACGTACGacatttttgttataaaacatTATAACATTAGATGCActtccgtaaaaaaaaaacagtgaataATTAGGTTCGTTAACAAGAAACAATAATCAATCTCCGCATTTGCATTGCTTTAcaacgcaaaaaatatatatacacgcTTCATTTTTTATAACGAAAGCACCAAGACATTAATAACACAATATCGTCGCCGATCGTTTTACAGTGCCTATTCTCCTTAACGACTTCTAAATAGACGACGCAAGCTGATCTCGTCCTACGAACATGGTAATGGACGGGATAATTACGCGCAACGACGTGCAACAATAGCGGCGCGAGCTTACTGCTCTATGGCATAATAAGCGCCGGCATATTTTGATCGGAGCAACAAGTAGCGGGGCGGGGAAGCGGGGGGACGGCGGCCCGTGCGCGCGCGTCCGGCACGCGCCCCACCGCCGCCGCGCGCGCTACTTAGCGTCGGGGGTGCGCGCAACCTCCGCCAATCCACTGGCGACCTCCGCGCGGCACGGACTCGTGCGCACTCGATACACACACGATACGTTTTCACACGATACGCGATGCCGATGGCGGCGATTCACGGCTATCAAAATCTGGGTGTCGATCAAAAACTGACGCACCTGCAAACTCCTGCACCGAGGAGACTGGCACCGGCTCCAGTTGACACGACCCGCTGCAAGAAGAGATCTTATCTTCATCAGCCGTACCCAACCCAGCCTGCTTCAGTGGCCCGGAGGAATGCGCGAGAGCGGAATAGAGTGAAACAAGTCAACAACGGATTTGCGGCACTCCGACAACATATTCCCTCGGCTGTGACGGCTGCTCTTGCAGGCGGCAGAGGTTCCTCCAGAAAATTAAGCAAGGTAGATACTTTACGGCTAGCAGTAGAGTACATTAAAAGCTTAAAGAGGCTTTTAGATGAAAGCGATGATGGATGTTCAGATACCCAATTAGGGCTTGGATTATCTACGACAGGCTCGCAAACGCCACCATCATCGGAAGAATCTCATTCTCCAGCCCCATCATTCGTGTCTGAAAGTTCTGCAGGGCCTAATTGTCATGACGTATACGATGCCTACGAACCCATGAGTCCAGAAGACGAGGAACTACTTGACGTCATATCGTGGTGGCAACAACAGTGACAAAGGTGAGTCTTACTAACCTAATTTTAAAACGTCCTAGACATTAATCTTGTTTCACTAAACTTTGATAAAGAACTTTGATAATTTATGAATGAATTCTTATACGTGCTTACATAATCTTCAGAGCTTTGATAAGGATTTTCTTATCGAGTTGTTTACACACGTCGCGCCGCggttaatataaaatttggaaATACAATCTCATTTTGTtattagaatatattttaaaattcgaacTTTTAGAGGGGACAGAAAAATCTCGAAATTtatgttcatttttttatatatttaatcaaAGTTTAGTATAAAAGCAGGTAGGTAGAAGCTACCATTAAGGTTTTTCTATCGGGTCTGTTTGTCATGGTTACGTAGATTCTTTTATATTGTGCAATGAATGTCTGCCTTCATCCCCTAAGCAAAAAGCAAACAGGTCTTCCATTATGCCCGAGCATTGAACCGTGACATAGACTTTATCTGTCATTGTTACATTAAAAGATACAATAGCAAAATTTTCACAATAGCGAATCTTAAAATATAGTCTCCTTAAGAAGACCCAGCTATTACTGCTAGAtacttttttctattaaaaaatagGACCCGCAttgtatttatacatattttatttcctTCACAAGACATAGAGTAATTACATCTAAGAATGTTGTGGTTTGGCCCGCATGTAGTGAGAAAATTGCACATAAAAGTGTTATTTTCTAATAACATATCATTGTATACGTTCCGAGGGTCCAAGAACAAAGATCGTGCCCATTATTGATACAAAAGTATTTTCATCCGGTCAGTTGTGGATTAAAATGATTTCGACATATGGTCCGAATCGACTACAGAGACGGAACGGTAGCGCTTCTCGTAAAAAACTTAAATTGGTTTCGCAAAAAATTTGGgcctattaatttattgtacCGGAAGACTAAATCTCGAGAGGAAATAGAAGGGCGCCGAGCGAAGCACACGTGTTACAATATTTGCTAAGCACTGTACAAACATCTGGTGATACCAGTTCGGTTCATGGGAATTATATCGCTCGACTGCAGCTTAGCCGTGACTCGATTTTCAAGTTTATCATACATAGCTCTGAAGTTTATTTTTCGATCGGAATTTTCGGATGACGTtaacgattttaatgaaattgtttttcttttttttttctccaggGAACGAGCCTTGCAGTGAACAAAGTGGGGCCATTGAGCGGCAATTGGTGATTATGAAAAAAACGAGTATTCCTCAAGGGAGACCCGATGGAGCGCGAGGGACTCCGAGAGAGCCTCTAATTAAGCGTAATCAGTATATTCCTAATGAGTGGGGATAATGGTGGACAACGACGAGCTCATCGACGCATTCCGTCGAGCGACTTTACTTCGAACGAACGCTGCATTTCATACATCAATGGAATAGCAGCTCCAAGACTGAAACGATCACTTGTTCCATACAAGCATTTAAAGTTATATTAGTACCGCTGTGCCTTAGTTTTAACGTTAGATAGTAAAACTTCCATTAAATTATAGCCTATACAATTGTTATCTAGTCATTATCTTTAAGAATGCTGTTTAAttcgtattatattattataattcggtGTATGTGGACCAATGCccgtattataaatatttaatggaaTGATCAAAAGCCAACTTACTTTACGTAAGGATCTATGAGACAAAGACTTTTAGttaataaagttaatattaGTATTACAAGCATGATTCCTAATAATGTAAGATGTTATTAAGATCCATTGTTACTATTGAgcacttggtttttttttgtaaatagatCAAAATAAATGATTCCTGAATACGAGcctattttgatttaaattaccCTGTTATAATGTTATATTCACTTGCTTGTTTAATTCCTTCAATTCTATAcctattaaatgaataaattaaaaatgttcaagATTCTCGATGTGAGTGGTTATTCTTGGTGCCTATTTCTCATGCAATTTGCATGCATTGCACCTTTACCTCAATACCCACAGAAAGATAATCAACTTCTTAAATTCagatcattaaatatttttgttcggAATGTATAGTCATTGTCAGTTTTGAATTATTCAAGTATCTTTATTTTACTATAGTtgttactatacta includes:
- the Ash1 gene encoding achaete-scute-like protein (The RefSeq protein has 1 substitution compared to this genomic sequence), whose protein sequence is MPMAAIHGYQNLGVDQKLTHLQTPTPRRLAPAPVDTTRCKKRSYLHQPYPTQPASVARRNARERNRVKQVNNGFAALRQHIPSAVTAALAGGRGSSRKLSKVDTLRLAVEYIKSLKRLLDESDDGCSDTQLGLGLSTTGSQTPPSSEESHSPAPSFVSESSAGPNCHDVYDAYEPMSPEDEELLDVISWWQQQ